The genomic region TTCCTGAAAAAAACTGGAAAGTACCTTTTATTGAAGTTAGATTGGACAAAGACGCGATCGATTTACTTAATGTCAAGAAGCCCTTGCTTGCGACACCATTGATTAAGGTCCAGACGGACGACATCAAGACTATTGGAGATATGATCATGCTGAAGATCGACGCTGATGAACTGAGAGATTTTCTCGAAAAGAAATCTCGCGAAAAAGGTCCCATTGTGAAAAAGAATCACATAGCGACGAGCGAAGCATCAGAATCTAAGATATCGCCGATTGAAAAACAAGGTGGTGAGGCGCCGGAATACAAGCCAAGGCTTTAATCCTCCTATTCTTATTCACTTTTCGTTATTCCGATATCCAGCTCTGTGGCGGTGAAACATCTGATTGAAACGGTTGGCCTCACGAGAAATTTTGGCAGTATCACGGCCGTCGAGGATCTAAATTTAGTCGTCAAAGATGGCGAGGTCTTTGGGTTTATTGGACCAAATGGTGCAGGAAAGACGACCACCGTAAGAATGCTCTGCTGCTTAATTGCACCTACCGCTGGCACCGCTTACATCAACGGCCTCGATATCACGAGTCCTGATGATGCGATCAAGATACGTGGCATGATCGGCCTTTTGCCGGAGAGCCCTGGACTTTATGAATCTTTGAGTGCGTATCGCAACCTGGATTTTTTCGCGCAACTGTATGGCGTGCCAAAGAGAGAGAGGGAGCAGAGAATCAGAGATCTTCTGACGAAACTCGATGTCTGGGACAGACGGGATGATCCTATCGCGAAGTTTTCAAAAGGAATGAAACAAAAGATCGCGATTGCAAGGGCACTCGTCCATGAACCAGAATTCCTCTTCCTTGATGAACCGACCTCCGGGCTTGATCCTCAGGCTGCGATCACTGTACGGAATTATCTTTTAGAATTGAAAAAAGAAGGTCGGACGATTTTTCTCAATACACACAATCTTGACGACGCGCAGCGGATCTGTGATCGTGTTGGTATCATACAGCGCCGGATCCTGGCAGTCGGATCTGCGGAAGATCTTGCACGCAAATTCTGGGGAAGGACGACCCTCATCAAACTGAAGAAGGTGACGCCAGAGATGATCGCGGCTGTAAGCGCCCTTCCCTTTGTGCGATCGGTGCGCGAAAATGAGAACACAATCGCAGTTGACGTCGAGAATCCTGAGAACGACAATCCATTGATTGTACGATCCCTGATCAATGTTGGGGCAGAAGTGGAATTTGTCGAGGAATTGAGACGAGGTCTCGAAGAGATCTATCTTAGGCTTGTGGGGGGATACGCTGAGGCTAGATAAGATCTGGATCGTTGCTCGAAAAGACCTCGCTGAGTTTAAAACGAATAAGTACATCATTTTCAGCCTCATTGCTATGCCCCTCGTAATGGCATTCGTCATGCCAATCGTATATCTGATTCCGGTGACAATGTTCGCTGAGCCCAATGATGAAAAACCACTCGATCTGACAATAAACATGTCCGCGACTGTCAATGGCGGAAATATCACTGAAGTCTCGATAAAGGACCTGAGGCTGATCAACGTTAATTTGACAAATTCAATCGTAAGAGGATGTTTTATTGAGGGATGCGATGTATCGAAATCGGTGGTCTTAGATTCATTTATCGTAGAATCAAGACTCAATAGTACTCTCGTGATCCACAGTAATCTCAAAAATACCACAAGGATCGATACAGTGCTCGATCGTTGTGTCGTGATTGGCGAGGCGAATGAGGCAGAGAAGTTTTTGAGAGTCTTCATCGACTCCCTCCTCATGTTCTTCATCCTCATCCCCTCCGTGATACCAACAGTCATTGCCTCATACAGCTTTGTCGGCGAGAAAATCAACAGGAGCCTTGAGCCCTTACTTGCGACGCCTACGACCGATACTGAACTCCTCGCTGGTAAGTCAATATCTATTTTCCTCCCGACGATGCTCGTCACATGGGCGAGCCTCGTGCCGTTCATAATACTGGTCGACGTCATCGTGTACCCAGTTATTGGCTATTATCCCCTTCCGAACCTTGTCTGGATCGTCGGTGTCTTTATTCTCGCACCGCTCTTTTGCATACTCAGCATCCTGGTCAATATGTTAATCTCATCAAAGGTCAGTGATGTAAGGGCTTCTCAGCAAATCGGCGGACTAGTCGTTCTGCCAGTCGTCGGCTTTTTTATCGTTGCAATAGCAGGTCTCGTGACGCTTGATTTTCTCTTGATGACAACTTTTATTCTCTTAACAGCGGCAATTGATATTTTCATCTTTTATGTGAGTCTTAAGGTCTTCCGTCGGGAGGAAATTCTCGTAAAATGGAAGTGAATGTACTTGATCGGCTCAAGATAATAAAATTCGATTCAGGAATCTCATTTTCCAGGAAGAAAAATCACTGTTACAATCTTCCATGCTAAAAGGCAGACAGATGGCTCACTTGTCAATTATTGCCCTAAAAACGCAGCGTAGGTCTTTTTGATTGTTCCTTTGTGCCGGAAAATGACAAGCGGGGAAAATTGGATAATTATGATAACTGGATAATGTTTATTATATGGAGAAAAAAAAGAAAAATGTGTTTGGGCTTATTCAACTTTCCACTTCGATACCGCGACACCGATCACAAAGAAAATTGCTGCAAGTATCGCGACGATGATTAGGCTGCTTATTGCTCCAACTGTATTGTCGTAAACCATTGCGTCTCTGAGTCCATTGTTGATGTATGTTAGTGGCAAGACCTGGGCGACCGACCTGAGGTAACTTGGCATCATTTCAAGGGGGAAGAAAGTGCCTGAGAGAAACATCATCGGGAACGTAATGGCATTGGCCGCCGTACCCGCTGTTTCTGGCTCCTTGATGAACCTTGCAAGGATCATTCCCATGGCAGAAAACAGCGCGCTCGAACAGATGATTATGAGAACGGCAATAGGATCAAGGGTCAGGCTAACGCCGTACAGCGCAACACCAACGAGAAGGATCACCGTGATTGAGATGAAGACAACGATCAATTGCCACAATATCTGGGTAACCAGCCATTCTACTCGTGTGAGTGGCGTTGTCATGAGCTTCTTGAAGATTCCATTTTGTGAATACCTCGATTGAATATCGACAGTCCAGAAGATCGTTGTCGTCATCGTTGTCAGGGCGATGATCCCAGGCAAAAAGAAATCAATGAAGTTGAATTGCTCTGAAGCGATTTCCGTTCGTTCGAGCGTGATAATTTCTTCTCCGTGCGCTAAAGCGAGGTTGAAATGATTACTTACGGAGACGACGATAGTTGTGATTACATTGGCTGATGTGCTCGTCGGATCGAGCATCAATTTTAGCTGAGTCGTATTATTCCCTGCACCTGGGATAAATGCGGAATCGAAATCGGAGGGGATGATAAGTACTGCGGTCGGACTATTGTTCTTGATGTAATCGGAGATGTTAACATCCTTGCCGACGTTGATCACGCTGATCGATCCACTGCGGTTGAGAGCCTCAATAAAATTGTGCGACATCTGGGAATCTGATAGATCTTGAATATGGAGACTGTACTTTCCATCACTGCCACCGCTGAAAATCGCTCCAAAAAGGAGTATGAGAATCACTGGAAACGCGATCGTCCAGAAAATTGACGATTTACTGCGGTAGAACATCTTCACGGAGCTGATAAGTGTTGATACGATTCTATTTGGCATACTCTATCTCACCACCTTCGGCGAGCTTCCTTCCAGTCAATTTAAGAAATACATCCTCCAGTGTTGGTCTCGTCACCTGTATTTGCTCGTATGTGCCACCGCTCCTATCAAGTGCGTAAATGATCTCGAAGAGATCGCTCCTATTCTTAAGAGCAATAATACAATTACCATTTTTAATCTCGTAGCCAGGCCATTGTTTCTCAATTACACAACGGCACCGCTCATCGGCGTTGGAAACAATACAACGGCTTCCCGACCCGTATTTATTGATGATCTCTAGAGGGGTATCAAGCACGAGAAATCGACCGTGATCAA from Methanomassiliicoccales archaeon harbors:
- a CDS encoding ABC transporter ATP-binding protein, whose protein sequence is MKHLIETVGLTRNFGSITAVEDLNLVVKDGEVFGFIGPNGAGKTTTVRMLCCLIAPTAGTAYINGLDITSPDDAIKIRGMIGLLPESPGLYESLSAYRNLDFFAQLYGVPKREREQRIRDLLTKLDVWDRRDDPIAKFSKGMKQKIAIARALVHEPEFLFLDEPTSGLDPQAAITVRNYLLELKKEGRTIFLNTHNLDDAQRICDRVGIIQRRILAVGSAEDLARKFWGRTTLIKLKKVTPEMIAAVSALPFVRSVRENENTIAVDVENPENDNPLIVRSLINVGAEVEFVEELRRGLEEIYLRLVGGYAEAR
- a CDS encoding ABC transporter permease subunit gives rise to the protein MWGDTLRLDKIWIVARKDLAEFKTNKYIIFSLIAMPLVMAFVMPIVYLIPVTMFAEPNDEKPLDLTINMSATVNGGNITEVSIKDLRLINVNLTNSIVRGCFIEGCDVSKSVVLDSFIVESRLNSTLVIHSNLKNTTRIDTVLDRCVVIGEANEAEKFLRVFIDSLLMFFILIPSVIPTVIASYSFVGEKINRSLEPLLATPTTDTELLAGKSISIFLPTMLVTWASLVPFIILVDVIVYPVIGYYPLPNLVWIVGVFILAPLFCILSILVNMLISSKVSDVRASQQIGGLVVLPVVGFFIVAIAGLVTLDFLLMTTFILLTAAIDIFIFYVSLKVFRREEILVKWK
- a CDS encoding ABC transporter permease, whose product is MPNRIVSTLISSVKMFYRSKSSIFWTIAFPVILILLFGAIFSGGSDGKYSLHIQDLSDSQMSHNFIEALNRSGSISVINVGKDVNISDYIKNNSPTAVLIIPSDFDSAFIPGAGNNTTQLKLMLDPTSTSANVITTIVVSVSNHFNLALAHGEEIITLERTEIASEQFNFIDFFLPGIIALTTMTTTIFWTVDIQSRYSQNGIFKKLMTTPLTRVEWLVTQILWQLIVVFISITVILLVGVALYGVSLTLDPIAVLIIICSSALFSAMGMILARFIKEPETAGTAANAITFPMMFLSGTFFPLEMMPSYLRSVAQVLPLTYINNGLRDAMVYDNTVGAISSLIIVAILAAIFFVIGVAVSKWKVE